The bacterium region TTTAAATTTCCATAATATATAAATTTAATTGTTTGAGGGACTTTGAGCCAGATTTCACCTGTGGCAAAAACCGCGGCTAAATCAGTGCTTCCAACACCGGTTGAAAAAGCTCCTAAAGCACCATAGGTGCAGGTATGGGAATCGGCACCAATAATGACATCTCCGGGGAGAACTAATCCTTGTTCCGGGAGCAGGGCATGTTCAATCCCCATTTTCCCAACATCAAAGAAGTTTTTTACTTGATATTTTTTGGCAAATTGACGCACAAATTTACATTGTTGGGCAGAATTTACATCCTTATTTGGGACAAAATGGTCAAGAACCAAAACTACCTTCTCCGGGTCAAATAAAGAATTAATGCCCAATTTTTCAAATTCAACTATGGCTAAAGGCGCGGTGATGTCATTCCCCAGACAGACATCTACCTTTGCCTCAATCAAATCTGCACCGCAGACCTCTTTATTTACATGCGCACCTAATATCTTCTCAACAATAGTTTTCCCCATAAATTTATTATATCATAAAAATATAATTGTGTCAATAGAATTTTGAAACACGGAATTTTGAATATTGACCCAAAATCCTTTTGACATAATGGAGTAGATATGATATAATCTAATTGTAGGAGAAACGACCATGCCGACAACTCGGCACATAGGAGGATGAAAATAGTGGGGAGATAAGCGTGAGCAGTGATGTTCTCTTTACTTTCTACTTTCAGGAGAAACCTTGTTCGTAGATTATATTTTGTCTTCATTAAAGAGTTTAAAACAATACAAACTGCGTTCCTTTTTAACGATTTTAGGGGTTACTATTGGTGTCTTTTCGATTGTGGCGATTATCACCATTGGTGAGGAAGGGAAAAGGCTGATTATTCGTGAAATTACTGGTTCTGGAACTAATCTCGTCGTTGCCCATAATGACCAGATGATGGAAACTCGGGTGGATAAATTTGCCTATCTGACTGAAACTCAACTTGAAACAATGAAAAGGGACATCCCGGGAATTGCTGATTTAGCCCCCCAGTATTTTTTATCAACTCCAATGAAGGTTCGGGGTGAAAATAAACTGATTACGGTGATTGGTGTGCCAGCTAACTGGTTTGAGGTGCGAGGATTAGACCTGATTATAAAAGGTAGAAAATTCACCGATAATGAGGTTAAATCATCAGAAAAGGTCTGCGTCATCGGTCATCAACTCTTTAATTCACTTTTTGGAAAGCAAAAAAAATTGGGACAAGAGATAAATATAGAAGGGACATATTTCAAGGTCATTGGGTTAATGGGTTTTAAGTTAAAGATGGGACCAATGGACCCTAACAATGCCTTACTTTTACCATCTTCTTGTGTGAAACGGTTACTTGGTGCACAAGAAATATATCTGGTATTCTTTAAAGCCAGGAATGGAGTGAGTGTCTCTGGACTCAAAGAGCGAGTAGAAAACTATCTGTTTAAAACCTTTTCTAATAGAAAGGTCTGGGAAGTTGTTACCATGGATGAAATGATTGAAATGCTCTCTACGATAACGAATATCATTTCTATTGTGATTAGTAGTATTGCGGCTATTTCTTTGTTAGTTGGAGGAATTGGGATTATGAATATTATGTTAGTAGCAGTGCGAGAGCGGACGCGTGAAATTGGTATCAGAAAGGCGGTTGGTGCCACTAAAAAAGATATACTCTGGCAGTTTTTGATTGAAAGCCTGATACTCTGTCTTACCGGCGGAATAATCGGGATTGGTGCGGCAATAGGCGTGATTCTATTAATAGCAAAGATGATGAATTTAGATATCTTTCTCTCATTTTGGGCGATTATGCTTGG contains the following coding sequences:
- a CDS encoding ABC transporter permease, producing the protein MFVDYILSSLKSLKQYKLRSFLTILGVTIGVFSIVAIITIGEEGKRLIIREITGSGTNLVVAHNDQMMETRVDKFAYLTETQLETMKRDIPGIADLAPQYFLSTPMKVRGENKLITVIGVPANWFEVRGLDLIIKGRKFTDNEVKSSEKVCVIGHQLFNSLFGKQKKLGQEINIEGTYFKVIGLMGFKLKMGPMDPNNALLLPSSCVKRLLGAQEIYLVFFKARNGVSVSGLKERVENYLFKTFSNRKVWEVVTMDEMIEMLSTITNIISIVISSIAAISLLVGGIGIMNIMLVAVRERTREIGIRKAVGATKKDILWQFLIESLILCLTGGIIGIGAAIGVILLIAKMMNLDIFLSFWAIMLGFSFSCLVGIFFGVYPAHLAAKLNPVEALRYE